In Saccharomyces cerevisiae S288C chromosome XV, complete sequence, the following proteins share a genomic window:
- the YTM1 gene encoding Ytm1p (Ribosomal assembly factor and 66S pre-ribosomal particle constituent; subunit of the Nop7-subcomplex (PeBoW complex), required for an early nucleolar step in pre-60S ribosomal particle maturation; interaction of its ubiquitin-like (UBL) domain with the MIDAS domain in the Rea1p tail triggers release of the subcomplex and possibly other biogenesis factors via cycles of ATP hydrolysis; involved in the processing of 27S pre-rRNA; contains an N-terminal UBL domain and seven C-terminal WD repeats) has protein sequence MTEDKSQVKIRFFTREKDELLHVQDTPMYAPISLKRYGLSEIVNHLLGSEKPVPFDFLIEGELLRTSLHDYLTKKGLSSEASLNVEYTRAILPPSYLNSFSNEDWVSSLDVGDGSKHIISGSYDGIVRTWDLSGNVQKQYSGHSGPIRAVKYISNTRLVSAGNDRTLRLWKTKNDDLKLTSQQQAQEDDDDEVNIEDGKTLAILEGHKAPVVSIDVSDNSRILSASYDNSIGFWSTIYKEMTVVDPLEDINNPNNKISTAARKRRKLTMKDGTIRRRAPLSLLESHTAPVEQVIFDSTDNTVGYSVSQDHTIKTWDLVTARCIDTRTTSYSLLSIAQLSTLNLLACGSSARHITLHDPRVGASSKVTQQQLIGHKNFVSSLDTCPENEYILCSGSHDGTVKVWDVRSTSPMYTITREDKSVQKGVNDKVFAVKWAEKVGIISAGQDKKIQINKGDNIFKN, from the coding sequence ATGACAGAAGATAAATCGCAGGTTAAAATCAGGTTTTTCACGCGTGAGAAAGATGAATTACTACATGTACAAGATACTCCAATGTACGCCCCCATCTCATTAAAGAGATATGGGTTGTCCGAAATTGTCAATCACTTGTTGGGCTCGGAAAAGCCTGTTCCTTTCGATTTCTTGATTGAAGGTGAATTGTTACGTACTTCATTGCACGACTATTTGACCAAGAAAGGTTTATCGAGCGAAGCCTCGCTGAATGTAGAATATACCAGGGCAATTCTTCCACCATCCTATTTGAATAGTTTCAGCAATGAGGACTGGGTTAGCTCATTGGATGTCGGCGACGGTTCCAAGCATATTATTAGTGGTTCTTACGATGGTATAGTTCGCACCTGGGATTTATCAGGTAATGTGCAAAAGCAGTACAGTGGTCATTCTGGCCCAATCCGTGCAGTAAAATACATTTCCAATACAAGGCTAGTTTCGGCTGGTAACGACCGTACTTTGAGATTATGGAAAACCAAAAACgatgatttgaaattaaCTTCACAACAACAGGCACAGgaagacgatgatgacgaagTAAACATAGAGGACGGTAAGACACTGGCTATCTTGGAAGGTCATAAGGCACCAGTAGTCTCTATTGATGTTTCAGACAACTCAAGAATATTATCTGCATCATACGACAATTCTATTGGGTTCTGGTCTACTATTTATAAGGAAATGACAGTTGTTGATCCATTAGAAGATATAAACAATccaaacaataaaatatcCACTGCTGCTAgaaaaaggagaaaattGACAATGAAAGATGGTACCATTAGAAGACGTGCCCCTCTGTCTCTGTTAGAATCCCATACAGCTCCTGTTGAGCAAGTGATCTTCGATTCTACAGATAATACCGTTGGTTATTCAGTATCACAAGATCATACCATCAAGACATGGGATTTGGTCACCGCGAGATGTATAGATACAAGAACAACATCGTACTCGTTGCTTTCCATTGCTCAATTGTCGACTTTGAACTTGTTAGCATGTGGGTCCAGCGCCAGACACATCACATTGCATGACCCACGTGTGGGAGCGTCTTCCAAAGTTACTCAGCAACAACTAATTGGTCATAAGAACTTCGTTTCCTCTCTGGACACTTGTCCCGAGAATGAGTATATATTATGCTCGGGTTCTCACGATGGTACCGTGAAGGTATGGGACGTCAGGTCTACTTCTCCGATGTACACCATAACAAGAGAAGACAAATCGGTCCAAAAGGGCGTCAATGACAAAGTTTTTGCTGTCAAATGGGCTGAAAAAGTGGGTATTATCAGCGCTGGTCAAGacaaaaagattcaaataaataaagGAGAcaacattttcaaaaactga
- the TPO4 gene encoding Tpo4p (Polyamine transporter of the major facilitator superfamily; member of the 12-spanner drug:H(+) antiporter DHA1 family; recognizes spermine, putrescine, and spermidine; localizes to the plasma membrane) encodes MPSSLTKTESNSDPRTNIQQVPKALDKNVTNSGNLDSTSSSTGSITEDEKRSEPNADSNNMTGGEPIDPRDLDWDGPDDPDNPHNWSSLKKWYTTMTSAFLCLVVTMGSSLYVSSVPELVERYHVSQTLALAGLTFYLLGLSTVIGAPLSEVFGRKPVYLFSLPVSMLFTMGVGLSNGHMRIILPLRFLSGVFASPALSVGSGTILDIFDVDQVSVAMTYFVLSPFLGPVLSPIMAGFATEAKGWRWSEWIQLIAGGLILPFIALMPETHKGIILRKRAKKRNIALKKFSREAQKEFLKTTVTITILRPLKMLVVEPIVFVFSVYVAFIFAILFGFFEAYAVIYRGVYHMSMGISGLPFIGIGVGLWIGAFFYLYIDRKYLFPKPPAGTQPLTEKERTSKRTTPYRGARDAETGELLPVVPEKFLIACKFGSVALPIGLFWQAWTARSDVHWMAPVAAGVPFGFGLILIFFSVLMYFSTCYPPLTVASCLAANNLLRYVMSSVFPLFTIQMYTKMKIKWASTLFALVCVVMIPIPWVFEKWGSKLRHKSQFGYAAMEKEAETEGGIDDVNAVDGELNLTRMTTLRTMETDPSTREKPGERLSLRRTHTQPVPASFDREDGQHAQNRNEPISNSLYSAIKDNEDGYSYTEMATDASARMV; translated from the coding sequence AtgccttcttctttgacaAAAACCGAATCTAACTCAGATCCTCGAACAAACATACAGCAGGTACCAAAAGCCTTGGACAAAAATGTAACTAATAGCGGCAACTTGGATTCGACTTCTTCTTCGACAGGGTCAATAACAGAGGACGAAAAAAGATCAGAACCGAATGCAGATTCCAATAACATGACAGGGGGCGAGCCAATTGACCCAAGAGATCTCGATTGGGACGGGCCCGATGACCCAGACAATCCGCATAATTGGTcctctttgaagaaatggTATACTACTATGACTTcagcttttctttgtttggTCGTCACAATGGGTAGTTCCCTATATGTTTCTTCCGTACCAGAATTGGTAGAAAGATATCACGTTAGTCAGACTTTGGCGCTTGCTGGTTTAACTTTCTATCTTCTGGGTTTATCGACTGTCATCGGCGCTCCATTAAGTGAAGTGTTTGGTCGTAAGCCTGTCTATTTATTTTCCCTACCTGTGTCAATGCTTTTCACCATGGGTGTTGGGTTATCCAATGGCCACATGAGAATAATTCTACCCCTAAGGTTTTTATCAGGTGTCTTTGCATCCCCCGCCTTATCCGTTGGATCAGGTACCATCCTGGATATCTTTGACGTGGACCAGGTCTCCGTCGCAATGACATACTTTGTTCTATCTCCATTCTTAGGGCCAGTTTTATCTCCTATTATGGCAGGATTTGCTACTGAAGCCAAAGGCTGGCGTTGGTCTGAATGGATCCAATTGATTGCGGGCGGTCTAATCTTGCCATTTATTGCGCTCATGCCAGAGACCCATAAAGGTATTATTTTAAGAAAGCGTGCCAAGAAGAGAAATATAGCCTTGAAGAAGTTCAGCAGGGAAGCTcagaaagaatttttaaaaacCACTGTCACTATTACAATCTTAAGGCCTTTAAAAATGCTTGTCGTTGAACCTATTGTATTTGTTTTCAGTGTTTATGTCGCTTTCATATTCGCCATTttatttggatttttcGAAGCATACGCTGTCATTTATCGTGGTGTTTACCACATGTCTATGGGGATATCTGGCTTGCCATTTATTGGTATTGGTGTCGGGTTATGGATAGGTGCTTTCTTTTACCTTTACATCGACAGAAAATATCTCTTCCCTAAACCACCAGCTGGCACTCAACCACTCACCGAAAAAGAGAGAACTTCTAAAAGGACTACCCCTTACAGAGGTGCAAGAGACGCTGAAACAGGTGAATTGCTACCCGTTGTTccagaaaaatttttaattgcCTGTAAATTTGGTTCTGTAGCTTTGCCTATCGGCCTGTTTTGGCAAGCCTGGACTGCTAGATCAGATGTCCACTGGATGGCTCCTGTGGCTGCCGGTGTGCCATTTGGTTTTGgtttaattttgatttttttcagcgtTTTAATGTACTTCTCTACATGCTATCCGCCATTAACTGTGGCATCCTGTTTGGCTGCCAATAATCTATTAAGATACGTTATGAGTAGTGTATTCCCATTGTTTACCATCCAAATGTACACAAAGATGAAAATCAAATGGGCAAGCACTTTATTTGCATTAGTTTGCGTTGTGATGATTCCAATTCCATgggtttttgaaaaatgggGGAGCAAATTAAGACACAAGTCACAATTTGGTTATGCCGCCATGGAAAAGGAGGCTGAGACCGAAGGTGGTATAGATGACGTAAATGCTGTCGATGGTGAATTGAATCTAACAAGGATGACCACGTTAAGGACCATGGAAACAGACCCTTCGACTAGAGAAAAACCAGGTGAAAGGCTATCTCTGCGCAGGACCCATACGCAGCCCGTTCCTGCCTCGTTTGATCGCGAGGACGGGCAACATGCGCAAAATCGTAATGAACCCATTTCCAATAGTTTATACTCAGCTATCAAGGATAATGAAGACGGTTATTCGTATACGGAAATGGCCACCGATGCTTCCGCCAGAATGGTTTGA
- the MOD5 gene encoding tRNA dimethylallyltransferase (Delta 2-isopentenyl pyrophosphate:tRNA isopentenyl transferase; required for biosynthesis of isopentenyladenosine in mitochondrial and cytoplasmic tRNAs; also has a role in tRNA gene-mediated silencing; gene encodes two isozymic forms; converts to a prion form, prion conversion contributes to azole antifungal resistance by upregulating ergosterol biosynthesis; homolog of human TRIT1, a mutation in which is associated with severe combined respiratory chain defects) has product MLKGPLKGCLNMSKKVIVIAGTTGVGKSQLSIQLAQKFNGEVINSDSMQVYKDIPIITNKHPLQEREGIPHHVMNHVDWSEEYYSHRFETECMNAIEDIHRRGKIPIVVGGTHYYLQTLFNKRVDTKSSERKLTRKQLDILESTDPDVIYNTLVKCDPDIATKYHPNDYRRVQRMLEIYYKTGKKPSETFNEQKITLKFDTLFLWLYSKPEPLFQRLDDRVDDMLERGALQEIKQLYEYYSQNKFTPEQCENGVWQVIGFKEFLPWLTGKTDDNTVKLEDCIERMKTRTRQYAKRQVKWIKKMLIPDIKGDIYLLDATDLSQWDTNASQRAIAISNDFISNRPIKQERAPKALEELLSKGETTMKKLDDWTHYTCNVCRNADGKNVVAIGEKYWKIHLGSRRHKSNLKRNTRQADFEKWKINKKETVE; this is encoded by the coding sequence ATGCTAAAGGGACCGCTTAAAGGTTGCTTAAATATGTCTAAAAAAGTTATAGTGATTGCTGGTACAACAGGAGTAGGAAAGTCTCAGTTGTCCATACAATTGGCacaaaaatttaatggCGAAGTTATCAATTCGGATTCTATGCAGGTATATAAAGATATTCCTATTATAACAAATAAACATCCGCTTCAAGAAAGAGAGGGCATTCCTCACCATGTAATGAATCACGTAGATTGGTCAGAAGAATACTATTCCCATCGTTTTGAAACTGAATGCATGAACGCTATTGAAGATATTCACCGGAGGGGTAAGATACCCATCGTTGTTGGGGGTACTCATTATTATTTGCAGACTCTTTTCAATAAGCGGGTCGATACGAAATCATCCGAACGTAAGCTCACAAGGAAGCAGCTCGATATTTTGGAATCGACTGACCCTGATGTGATTTATAACACACTTGTGAAGTGTGATCCTGATATAGCTACCAAATACCATCCTAATGACTACAGGAGGGTACAACGAATGTTGGAAATCTACTATAAGACGGGCAAAAAACCAAGCGAGACATTTAAcgaacaaaaaataactttGAAGTTTGATACCCTATTTTTATGGCTATACAGTAAGCCGGAGCCACTTTTCCAAAGGCTTGACGATCGTGTAGACGACATGCTAGAAAGAGGCGCCTTGCAAGAAATCAAGCAATTATATGAATATTACAGTCAAAATAAATTTACGCCGGAGCAATGCGAGAATGGTGTTTGGCAAGTTATTGGCTTCAAAGAATTCTTACCGTGGCTAACCGGGAAAACTGATGACAACACAGTAAAATTGGAGGATTGTATAGAAAGAATGAAAACGAGAACACGTCAATACGCAAAAAGGCAGGTAAAATGgatcaagaaaatgctGATACCTGACATCAAAGGCGATATATACTTACTGGATGCCACTGACCTTTCTCAATGGGACACGAATGCATCTCAAAGAGCGATAGCTATTTCCAATGACTTTATTAGCAATCGACCCATCAAGCAAGAAAGGGCACCTAAAGCCCTAGAGGAGCTGTTGTCTAAAGGCGAAACTacgatgaagaaattggaCGATTGGACACATTATACTTGCAACGTCTGTCGTAACGCAGATGGTAAGAACGTTGTAGCTATTGGCGAAAAATATTGGAAAATTCATTTGGGTAGCAGAAGACATAAATCCaacttgaaaagaaacactCGTCAAgctgattttgaaaaatggaaaataaaCAAGAAGGAGACTGTggaatga
- the RIM20 gene encoding Rim20p (Protein involved in proteolytic activation of Rim101p; part of response to alkaline pH; PalA/AIP1/Alix family member; interaction with the ESCRT-III subunit Snf7p suggests a relationship between pH response and multivesicular body formation; localizes to cytosol, nucleus and peroxisomes) — translation MSELLAIPLKRTLEVDFATELSKLIDTTSFQTASFFQSDILKVVDARNNAIAPDISIDGLSALKEYYVILLQLEKKFPNNQIEFTWFQTLSQKSRGTSQYSLQWEKLTIIYNIGCMYSLLALNSNNDAAESLKTSCLYFQNAAGCFKHVLDHQKNLETIPVVDDATLNALTSLMLAQAQECFWFKAVQDKHKDSLIAKLSQQIVDFYCEAINDAQRGKLIRSDWINHLKAKKAYFSAVTYYRIALSFNEKKQFGNVVKALQMGLQFINESTLSSQAKFKTVVESSLKEAQRDNEFIYLQEVPSELPSIKPALMVKPSSSATLLPSIKKDETLFKDLIPIEVMEYCTAYNERQDEYVEQRVTNPLASLNKLLKESLTTFQIPQGLTKVSEAELSHYQASLNNLLINNKNVQVQLDNIEQILNEEAFTDNQLRLKHGTLNWTLPESSTTNTAYYEKLKKLRGYLDEGSAIDKQTNELFQSIDKNLIGSEIRLPESNDPLTNKIKMIIQERNDYIDRTRRKSSEYRILPKIITSYKKNGTVDFEPIFIGHLKYFDEDLRYVNSTKEENIKLIEEVNLSKKNNPGRSGIEPKKMVRIDPRELYIEDLRYSFKLLDEVKENLSAGTAFYENLITSTSNLYNEVQEYDTARRAEKARLDKSLTFEDQ, via the coding sequence ATGAGTGAACTGCTTGCCATTCCACTTAAGCGAACTTTAGAAGTGGACTTTGCCACGGAGTTGTCAAAACTAATTGATACTACTTCCTTTCAAACGGCATCCTTTTTCCAATCAGACATACTCAAAGTTGTTGATGCAAGAAACAATGCGATTGCACCCGATATCTCAATCGACGGTCTTTCTGCACTGAAGGAATACTATGTAATATTGTTGCAATTAGAGAAAAAGTTTCCCAATAATCAAATAGAATTTACATGGTTTCAAACGCTATCACAAAAATCTCGTGGTACTAGTCAATACTCATTACAATGGGAAAAATTAACCATTATTTATAATATTGGTTGCATGTATTCACTGTTGGCTCTAAATAGCAACAATGATGCAGCCGAATCCCTCAAAACGTCATGTCTGTACTTCCAGAATGCCGCCGGATGCTTTAAACATGTTTTAGACcaccaaaaaaatcttgagACAATCCCAGTGGTAGATGACGCCACATTGAACGCTTTAACCTCCCTGATGCTAGCACAAGCGCAAGAATGCTTCTGGTTTAAAGCCGTGCAAGATAAACACAAGGACTCCTTAATCGCGAAGTTGTCACAACAGATCGTGGACTTCTACTGCGAGGCTATTAATGACGCCCAAAGGGGGAAACTTATTAGAAGTGATTGGATAAACCACTTAAAGGCTAAAAAGGCTTACTTTAGTGCGGTGACTTATTACAGAATAGCCTTATCTTTTAATGAGAAGAAGCAGTTCGGAAATGTTGTGAAAGCTCTGCAAATGGGATTGCAATTTATAAATGAATCAACACTATCTTCGCAAGCTAAGTTTAAAACTGTTGTCGAATCTTCTCTGAAAGAAGCCCAAAGAGACAATGAATTCATCTACTTACAAGAAGTTCCTTCGGAATTACCATCGATCAAACCAGCTCTCATGGTTAAAccatcttcttcagcaaCATTGTTGCCTTCTATTAAAAAGGATGAGACTTTATTCAAAGACCTAATCCCTATAGAAGTGATGGAATATTGCACAGCATACAATGAAAGGCAAGATGAATACGTTGAACAACGTGTTACCAATCCCCTTGCTTCCCTAAATAAACTATTGAAGGAGTCCTTGACTACTTTCCAAATACCACAAGGGCTTACAAAGGTGAGTGAAGCAGAACTGAGTCATTACCAGGCATCACTGAATAATCTTCtcattaataataaaaatgtgCAGGTACAACTCGATAACATTGAGcaaattttaaatgaaGAAGCATTTACTGACAATCAGCTCCGACTAAAACACGGAACCTTAAATTGGACTTTACCCGAATCTTCAACTACTAACACAGCATATTatgaaaaactaaaaaagcTGAGAGGATACCTTGATGAAGGTAGTGCGATTGacaaacaaacaaatgaaCTATTTCAAAGCATcgataaaaatttgattgGATCAGAGATCAGGTTACCGGAATCTAATGATCCTCTAACGAATAAGATTAAGATGATCATACAGGAAAGAAATGATTATATTGATAGGACGAGGCGGAAATCTTCAGAATATAGAATACTTCCAAAGATCATTACATcgtataaaaaaaatggaacaGTCGACTTTGAACCCATTTTCATAGGCCATTTAAAATACTTTGACGAAGATTTAAGATACGTTAATAGtacaaaggaagaaaatatcaaactTATTGAGGAAGTAAACCTAAGTAAGAAGAATAACCCCGGCAGAAGCGGGATTgaaccaaagaaaatggtaagAATAGATCCCAGAGAGCTATATATTGAAGATCTGAGATATTCCTTCAAACTGCTTGATGAggtgaaagaaaatttaagTGCCGGCACAGCATTTTACGAAAATTTAATTACTTCTACCAGCAATCTGTACAATGAGGTACAGGAATATGATACAGCAAGAAGAGCAGAAAAAGCTAGGCTTGATAAGAGTTTGACATTTGAAGACCAATGA
- the CAF20 gene encoding Caf20p (Phosphoprotein of the mRNA cap-binding complex; involved in translational control; repressor of cap-dependent translational initiation; translational activator of select mRNAs during filamentous growth; competes with eIF4G for binding to eIF4E) has product MIKYTIDELFQLKPSLTLEVNFDAVEFRAIIEKVKQLQHLKEEEFNSHHVGHFGRRRSSHHHGRPKIKHNKPKVTTDSDGWCTFEAKKKGSGEDDEEETETTPTSTVPVATIAQETLKVKPNNKNISSNRPADTRDIVADKPILGFNAFAALESEDEDDEA; this is encoded by the coding sequence ATGATCAAGTATACTATCGATGAGCTTTTTCAACTGAAGCCAAGTTTAACTTTGGAAGTTAATTTCGATGCGGTGGAATTTAGAGCcatcattgaaaaagttaagCAATTGCAACACTTGAAAGAGGAAGAGTTTAACAGTCATCATGTTGGTCATTTCGGTCGTAGAAGATCTTCCCACCATCATGGTAGACCAAAGATTAAGCACAACAAGCCTAAGGTTACAACCGATTCAGATGGTTGGTGCACATTTGAAGCCAAGAAGAAGGGTAGTggagaagatgatgaagaagaaacagaaACCACACCAACTTCTACTGTGCCAGTTGCTACCATTGCCcaagaaactttaaaagTCAAGCcaaataacaaaaatatttcttccaaCAGACCTGCTGATACCAGAGATATTGTTGCGGACAAGCCAATTCTTGGTTTCAACGCATTTGCTGCTTTGGAAAGtgaagacgaagacgaCGAAGCATAA
- the HEM4 gene encoding uroporphyrinogen-III synthase HEM4 (Uroporphyrinogen III synthase; catalyzes the conversion of hydroxymethylbilane to uroporphyrinogen III, the fourth step in heme biosynthesis; deficiency in the human homolog can result in the disease congenital erythropoietic porphyria) — protein sequence MSSRKKVRVLLLKNKTVPIDKYELECRSKAFEPIFVPLIKHTHVIQDFRNVLNTIPNYLNTINYIIITSQRTVESLNEAIIPTLTSEQKAALLSKTVYTVGPATANFIRRSGFINVKGGEDAGNGSILADIIIDDLSTDIKACPPSELLFLVGEIRRDIIPKKLHSKGIKVREVVTYKTEELSDGFKRFIHAMKECDEDEVFSDWVVVFSPQGTKEITQYLGDSNRLPGSHLRVASIGPTTKKYLDDNDVTSDVVSPKPDPKSLLDAIELYQRHK from the coding sequence ATGTCTAGTCGTAAAAAAGTCAGAGTATTACTGCTCAAGAATAAAACTGTCCCCATTGATAAATATGAATTGGAGTGTAGGAGTAAGGCGTTTGAACCCATATTCGTACCGCTTATTAAACATACACATGTAATTCAAGATTTTAGAAATGTTTTGAATACCATCCCAAACTATTTGAATACTATCAAttacattattattacctCTCAAAGGACTGTAGAGTCATTGAATGAAGCGATCATTCCCACATTGACAAGTGAACAAAAAGCTGCATTGCTCAGTAAAACAGTTTATACTGTAGGCCCTGCTACTGCTAACTTCATCAGAAGATCAGGTTTCATTAATGTTAAAGGTGGAGAAGACGCTGGTAATGGTTCAATCCTTGCTGATATAATTATTGATGACTTGAGTACGGATATTAAGGCATGCCCACCAAGTGAACTATTATTTCTCGTGGGTGAAATTAGAAGAGATATCATCCCAAAGAAACTCCATAGCAAGGGAATAAAAGTAAGAGAAGTGGTTACTTATAAAACTGAAGAATTAAGCGACGGTTTTAAAAGATTCATACACGCCATGAAAGAATGCGATGAGGATGAAGTATTCTCGGACTGGGTGGTAGTTTTCAGTCCCCAGGGAACGAAAGAAATTACTCAGTATTTGGGTGACAGTAACCGCCTACCAGGTTCCCATCTACGGGTTGCGTCCATCGGACCTAccactaaaaaatatctgGATGATAATGATGTAACCTCTGATGTGGTCAGTCCAAAACCGGACCCCAAGTCGCTATTAGATGCTATTGAATTATACCAGCGCCATAAATAA
- the RFM1 gene encoding Rfm1p (Component of the Sum1p-Rfm1p-Hst1p complex; Rfm1p tethers the Hst1p histone deacetylase to the DNA-binding protein Sum1p; complex is involved in transcriptional repression of middle sporulation genes and in initiation of DNA replication) translates to MSTNTEIIKNSDLQSLINDKRRLINEIKDFNKSIKPLEFESYQDYFLIKTFKKGISASGHVDIDSLRNKEYGIYYKKIKRNSTQEVGEPIPRNTSSSSSSTRSNSSADISDTEYSGENTPTTTGAASRRRRTRSRAIQRENSLPASLPSISEANANNDDVTISEINGSELPFPIPISEVENIDIASDITERDGIRRRSSRISERDKRRSQSRLGSEEDEEGDGHDGDEGETKIQDLYESLVPKILESRRRSDWILPPKARYTPEKQMRTKPSFKSIKINELVGNKRIRSILSRFEGGVAGIRKRDWDSTQ, encoded by the coding sequence ATGAGTACAAATACGGAAATCATAAAAAATAGTGATTTGCAAAGTTTAATCAATGATAAGAGGAGGTtaataaatgaaataaaagacTTTAATAAATCCATTAAACCCTTGGAGTTTGAATCGTATCAGGATTATTTCCTGATAAAAACGttcaaaaaaggaatatcTGCAAGTGGCCATGTGGATATTGACAGTTtaagaaataaagaatatgGAATATACTACAAGAAAATCAAGAGGAACTCTACACAAGAAGTCGGCGAACCAATCCCTCGCAACACatcctcctcctcctcttctACTAGATCAAACTCATCAGCTGATATCAGCGATACAGAATATTCAGGTGAGAACACTCCTACAACTACTGGTGCTGCCAGTCGAAGAAGACGTACGAGATCTCGAGCTAttcaaagagaaaataGTCTACCAGCATCTTTACCCTCAATTAGTGAAGCGAATGCAAACAATGATGATGTTACTATTTCTGAAATAAATGGAAGTGAATTGCCATTTCCAATTCCAATATCAGAAGTGGAAAATATTGACATTGCTTCAGATATAACTGAAAGGGATGGTATTAGAAGGAGATCATCAAGGATATCAGAAAGAGACAAAAGACGTTCACAGTCTAGACTGGGGtcagaagaagatgaagaaggcGACGGACATGACGGAGATGAAGGGGAGACCAAAATCCAAGACCTATATGAGAGTTTGGTACCCAAAATTTTGGAGTCACGTAGAAGGTCTGATTGGATCCTCCCTCCTAAGGCAAGATATACACCAGAAAAGCAAATGAGGACCAAACCGTCATTCAAGAGCATAAAGATTAATGAACTTGTCGGGAATAAAAGAATACGAAGTATATTATCTAGATTTGAAGGTGGTGTAGCGGGTATACGCAAAAGAGATTGGGACTCTACCCAATAg